From the genome of Leptolyngbya iicbica LK, one region includes:
- a CDS encoding AAA family ATPase — translation MTSGTDDAAVATLDMAMNDFFKGFEQLLELAKTLEEKAENGELKTDIRVNARGLGNIPRQGNIPDIGVSRIRTPGTGDDDDSGISEEVIVTPPPADTGKSPDATDASENPTTAAASPQSPAQTPSKATPKAPEMPSLKDVGGLAAVIQELKELIEIPLKRPDVLTQLGLEPPRGVMLVGPPGTGKTLTARSLAEELGVSYIAIVGPEIMGKYYGEAEGRLRKVFEKAAKSAPCLIFIDEIDSLAPDRSKVEGEVEKRLVAQLLSLMDGFAKTQGVVVLAATNQPNHIDPALRRPGRLDREVHFRVPDRDGRLEILKIQTREMPLDGTVSLEAIADVAVGMVGADLKALCQKAAYLALRRQVPALSDPIPPDLHVSQADFAAALKEIKPSVLRSVEVESPKVAWDDIGGLENAKRTLQESVEGVLLYPELYQQTGATAPRGILLWGPPGTGKTLLAKAVAAQARANFIAVNGPELMSRWVGAAEQAVRELFIKARQAAPCVVFIDEIDTLAPARGQYQGDSGVSDRVVGQLLTELDGLQESTDVLLVGATNRRSALDPALLRAGRLDLQIEVDLPTEESRLAILQVHNSDRPLEGVDLAALAAQTDGWNGADLALLSNQAALEAIREYRASGADDPSQIHIQPQHFQAALDALQKQKQNKG, via the coding sequence ATGACATCAGGGACAGATGACGCCGCCGTTGCAACCCTGGATATGGCTATGAATGACTTCTTCAAAGGCTTTGAACAACTCTTAGAACTCGCCAAAACGCTGGAAGAAAAAGCCGAAAACGGAGAACTGAAGACCGACATTCGGGTCAATGCGCGGGGGCTAGGCAACATTCCCCGACAGGGCAACATTCCGGATATTGGCGTCTCCCGCATTCGGACACCAGGCACCGGGGACGATGACGACAGCGGCATCAGTGAAGAGGTCATTGTCACGCCGCCGCCAGCCGACACGGGGAAGAGTCCCGATGCGACTGACGCTTCAGAGAACCCGACTACCGCTGCAGCCTCGCCCCAATCTCCAGCCCAAACGCCGTCCAAAGCCACCCCCAAAGCTCCCGAAATGCCTTCGCTCAAAGATGTGGGGGGCCTAGCAGCGGTCATTCAAGAGCTGAAGGAGCTGATCGAAATTCCCCTCAAGCGGCCCGATGTATTGACGCAGTTGGGATTGGAGCCGCCTCGGGGTGTGATGCTGGTGGGGCCGCCGGGCACGGGCAAAACCCTGACGGCCCGATCGCTGGCGGAAGAATTGGGCGTCAGCTATATCGCGATCGTCGGCCCCGAAATCATGGGCAAATACTATGGAGAGGCGGAAGGTCGCCTGCGCAAGGTGTTTGAAAAAGCAGCGAAGTCGGCCCCCTGTCTCATCTTCATTGATGAAATCGACAGTCTGGCCCCCGATCGCAGCAAAGTAGAGGGGGAAGTTGAAAAACGACTCGTGGCGCAACTCCTCAGCTTGATGGATGGTTTTGCCAAAACCCAAGGGGTTGTGGTGCTGGCGGCGACGAATCAGCCGAACCACATCGACCCCGCCTTGCGCCGTCCCGGACGCCTCGATCGCGAAGTGCATTTTCGGGTGCCCGATCGCGACGGGCGGCTAGAGATTCTGAAAATTCAAACTCGCGAGATGCCACTGGATGGCACGGTGAGTTTAGAGGCGATCGCGGATGTGGCGGTGGGCATGGTGGGGGCCGACCTCAAAGCCCTGTGTCAAAAGGCCGCTTATCTGGCTCTGCGCCGACAGGTGCCTGCCCTCAGCGATCCCATTCCGCCCGATCTGCATGTTTCCCAGGCCGACTTTGCCGCTGCGCTGAAGGAAATCAAGCCCTCGGTGCTGCGATCGGTAGAGGTGGAATCGCCCAAAGTCGCCTGGGACGACATCGGCGGTTTAGAAAATGCCAAGCGCACCCTGCAAGAGTCGGTGGAAGGGGTGCTGCTGTATCCCGAGCTATATCAACAAACGGGAGCTACCGCGCCGCGCGGGATTCTGCTCTGGGGGCCACCGGGAACGGGCAAAACCCTGCTCGCCAAAGCTGTCGCCGCCCAAGCTCGCGCCAACTTCATCGCGGTCAATGGGCCAGAATTGATGAGCCGTTGGGTGGGCGCTGCCGAACAAGCTGTGCGCGAATTGTTCATCAAGGCGCGACAGGCTGCGCCCTGCGTGGTGTTCATTGATGAAATCGACACCCTGGCTCCCGCCCGAGGACAGTATCAAGGCGATTCGGGGGTGAGCGATCGCGTGGTCGGCCAACTGCTCACCGAACTCGACGGCCTGCAAGAGAGCACCGATGTGCTGCTAGTGGGGGCCACCAATCGCCGTAGTGCCCTTGATCCGGCGTTGTTGCGGGCAGGTCGCCTAGATCTGCAAATCGAGGTGGACTTGCCGACAGAGGAAAGTCGCTTGGCGATTTTGCAAGTGCATAACAGCGATCGCCCTCTCGAAGGCGTTGACTTAGCGGCTTTAGCCGCCCAAACCGACGGCTGGAATGGGGCCGACCTCGCTCTGCTCAGCAACCAGGCCGCCCTCGAAGCCATTCGGGAATATCGGGCCTCTGGGGCCGACGATCCGTCGCAAATTCACATTCAGCCTCAACACTTCCAGGCCGCCTTAGACGCTTTGCAAAAACAAAAGCAGAACAAAGGTTAA
- a CDS encoding DUF1269 domain-containing protein: MTDAPVQLLIASFNDEKSAKEAMQTLRAAKRQHLIGIQKAAVLRRNEKGKLRIAELKDFQAKTGAKWGGALGAAIGLVTGPGIIAAGATGAVIGALANKLKKSGFAKDRMKILGEALPPGTSAIVAVIEYTWVADLQAAMEEVGATVMTEALQRDIADQLEAGREVAYTAFVSEGGMAAGRLSAGESDIEIAGFLADDESIEFVEAGISLDALDVEFEPAAETEEEAGV; this comes from the coding sequence ATGACTGACGCACCAGTACAACTGCTCATTGCGAGCTTCAATGATGAAAAGTCGGCCAAAGAGGCCATGCAGACGTTGCGAGCGGCCAAACGCCAACATCTCATCGGCATCCAAAAGGCGGCGGTATTGCGCCGCAACGAGAAAGGGAAACTGCGCATTGCCGAACTGAAAGATTTTCAAGCCAAGACGGGGGCCAAGTGGGGCGGGGCCTTGGGGGCCGCGATCGGTTTAGTCACTGGCCCTGGCATTATTGCGGCGGGGGCTACTGGCGCAGTCATTGGGGCACTCGCTAACAAGCTCAAAAAGTCGGGCTTTGCCAAAGACCGGATGAAAATCTTGGGTGAGGCGCTGCCACCAGGAACGTCAGCGATCGTGGCGGTGATTGAGTATACCTGGGTGGCGGACCTGCAAGCGGCGATGGAAGAAGTCGGTGCCACGGTAATGACCGAGGCACTGCAACGGGACATCGCGGATCAGCTCGAAGCCGGGCGCGAAGTAGCTTACACGGCCTTTGTCTCGGAAGGAGGCATGGCTGCCGGGCGACTGTCGGCGGGGGAATCGGATATTGAAATTGCCGGATTCCTGGCGGATGATGAGTCGATTGAATTTGTCGAAGCGGGCATTTCACTAGATGCGCTGGACGTTGAGTTCGAGCCAGCCGCCGAAACCGAGGAGGAAGCAGGGGTTTAG
- a CDS encoding DUF2252 domain-containing protein: MATPTRAEKYDQGKALREKVSRSRHGDWSPATNRVDPLERLQASDRDRLPHLIPIKYGRMVESPFAYFRGSAGVMAADLAPTPVSGINAMLCGDAHLCNFGVFATPERNLIFDINDFDEVYPGPWEWDVKRLAASGVLAGRSNGCKDADNRDLAKAVGRAYQKAMQYFDDHTTLEMWYYHIDAEYMLDLFKDASSKRGQKTAQEMVEKARQRTQAQTLEKLTTQADGRRRFISEPPLLVPLRADTYHEVLGDFDRSPDELRATIEANWHGYLGSLSKERQFLLSRYRIADGALRVGGIGSVGTRCLIVLLEGQGGEDDALILQLKEAGASVLEPFLPAHTYDTHAERVVTGQTLMQTVSDIFLGWHRSSRTEVDYYWRQLKDMKGSVEVADLDDKGLETYLELCSWTLARAHARTGDAATTCGYIGKSDKFAEAIAQFAIAYADQIERDYEQLAQAVQSGKIPAERGI, translated from the coding sequence ATGGCCACCCCTACGCGTGCCGAGAAATATGACCAGGGCAAGGCATTGCGCGAAAAAGTTAGTCGTAGCCGCCACGGTGACTGGTCACCCGCAACGAACCGAGTCGACCCTTTAGAGCGGTTGCAAGCAAGCGATCGCGATCGCTTGCCCCACCTCATCCCGATCAAATATGGCCGCATGGTCGAGTCGCCGTTTGCTTACTTTCGCGGGTCAGCCGGAGTCATGGCCGCCGACTTGGCCCCGACTCCGGTGTCGGGCATTAACGCCATGCTTTGTGGTGACGCCCATCTGTGCAATTTCGGCGTGTTTGCTACCCCCGAGCGCAACCTGATCTTCGACATCAACGACTTTGACGAAGTGTATCCTGGCCCGTGGGAATGGGATGTGAAGCGCCTGGCGGCGAGTGGGGTGTTGGCGGGGCGATCGAATGGCTGCAAAGACGCTGACAATCGTGACCTGGCCAAGGCTGTGGGGCGAGCCTATCAAAAGGCCATGCAATACTTCGATGACCACACGACTTTGGAGATGTGGTACTACCACATCGACGCTGAGTACATGCTCGATCTATTCAAAGACGCCTCTTCCAAGCGGGGGCAAAAAACTGCGCAAGAAATGGTGGAAAAAGCCCGTCAGCGCACCCAAGCCCAAACCCTGGAAAAGCTCACCACCCAAGCAGACGGACGGCGACGGTTCATCAGCGAACCGCCGTTATTAGTCCCTTTAAGAGCCGATACGTATCATGAAGTGTTGGGCGATTTTGACCGCTCTCCGGATGAACTGCGCGCCACCATTGAGGCCAACTGGCACGGCTATTTAGGCAGTTTGTCCAAAGAGCGACAATTTTTGTTGAGTCGTTATCGCATTGCTGATGGGGCACTCCGGGTCGGCGGCATCGGTAGTGTGGGCACCCGCTGCTTAATCGTGCTGCTCGAAGGCCAAGGGGGCGAAGACGATGCCCTCATTTTGCAACTTAAAGAAGCGGGTGCATCAGTGCTGGAACCGTTTTTGCCCGCGCATACTTACGACACCCATGCCGAGCGGGTCGTGACAGGACAAACTTTGATGCAGACTGTGAGTGATATCTTTCTCGGCTGGCACCGCAGTTCCCGCACCGAGGTGGATTATTACTGGCGACAACTGAAGGATATGAAGGGCTCTGTGGAGGTGGCAGATCTCGACGACAAGGGTTTAGAAACCTATCTGGAGCTCTGTAGCTGGACGCTGGCCCGTGCCCATGCTCGCACCGGGGATGCCGCCACCACCTGTGGCTACATAGGTAAAAGTGACAAATTCGCTGAGGCGATCGCCCAATTTGCGATCGCCTATGCTGACCAAATCGAGCGCGATTATGAGCAGTTAGCCCAAGCGGTGCAGTCCGGCAAAATTCCTGCCGAACGGGGAATCTAG
- a CDS encoding GUN4 domain-containing protein codes for MPSIFISYRRSDSSADAGRVYDRLAVHFGKRAVFKDVDDIPPGVDFRDYLNDTLSQCQILLAIIGPDWLNAKDAQGRRRIDNSNDWVRAEIEEALRRPTMIVVPLLVSNADMPGVDELPNGLKDLAYRNYRQARPDPDFNKDMDRLIRGLEQHMGKPRLLLPLHMPAEGKSRLSRQQFLKWTGLGGVGLLSILGIRPILKTLAPTSTPIPTELSQLEEYLQARQWQEADQETLDVMLRLSNREEVGRLTEADLQGFSCEILQGIDQLWIAASDGKFGFSVQHRIYTSMCAEVATAAAINQDSYLCFADRVGWTRVWDTEQDDVQVAYSLDSPVGHLPWKVLCGSGSEYCDASRDELNRYGALQSRLASCPKV; via the coding sequence ATGCCCTCGATATTTATCTCTTATCGCCGAAGCGATAGTTCTGCCGATGCCGGGCGTGTTTACGATCGATTAGCAGTCCACTTTGGAAAACGGGCTGTGTTTAAAGATGTAGATGACATTCCACCAGGAGTAGACTTTCGCGATTACCTGAACGACACGTTGAGCCAGTGCCAGATACTATTGGCTATCATCGGCCCAGACTGGCTCAATGCAAAAGACGCCCAAGGTCGACGGCGAATAGACAATTCTAATGATTGGGTAAGGGCTGAAATTGAAGAAGCTCTGCGACGACCGACCATGATAGTGGTGCCGTTGTTGGTGAGTAACGCCGATATGCCCGGGGTAGATGAACTGCCCAATGGGTTGAAAGATTTGGCCTATCGCAACTATCGGCAAGCTCGCCCTGATCCAGATTTTAATAAGGATATGGATCGGCTCATCAGAGGGCTAGAGCAGCATATGGGCAAGCCTCGCTTGTTGCTACCGTTACATATGCCTGCTGAAGGTAAATCAAGACTGTCGCGACAGCAATTCCTAAAGTGGACTGGACTAGGGGGAGTTGGCTTGCTGTCGATTTTAGGGATACGGCCAATTCTAAAAACACTTGCTCCAACGAGTACGCCAATTCCTACTGAACTTAGCCAGTTAGAGGAATATCTGCAAGCTCGACAATGGCAGGAGGCGGATCAGGAAACTCTCGATGTTATGCTGCGCCTATCCAACCGCGAGGAGGTTGGCCGGTTGACTGAAGCTGACTTGCAAGGTTTTTCCTGCGAGATACTACAAGGGATAGACCAACTTTGGATTGCAGCCAGCGACGGCAAGTTTGGTTTCAGCGTACAACACAGAATCTATACCTCAATGTGTGCCGAGGTTGCAACGGCGGCAGCAATAAATCAAGACTCCTATCTATGTTTTGCTGATCGGGTTGGGTGGACGAGGGTCTGGGACACTGAGCAGGATGATGTACAGGTAGCCTACAGCCTTGATTCACCCGTCGGACACCTACCCTGGAAAGTGCTTTGTGGTTCTGGTTCTGAATACTGCGATGCCTCTCGTGATGAGCTGAATCGCTATGGGGCACTTCAATCTCGCCTTGCCAGTTGCCCAAAAGTTTAA
- a CDS encoding nucleotidyltransferase family protein, whose protein sequence is MPASTSQINLYQRLGITPAELAAFCQRWDIAELLLFGSVLRDAFSASSDIDILISYFPGKTKGLLALVRIKDELEKLIEREVDVTTKQSIKQSHNERRRREILGTAQVLHVA, encoded by the coding sequence ATGCCTGCTTCAACGTCTCAAATCAACCTTTATCAGCGCTTAGGCATTACCCCCGCCGAGCTAGCGGCATTTTGTCAGCGGTGGGATATCGCTGAATTGTTACTGTTTGGCTCAGTCCTGCGCGATGCCTTTTCGGCTAGCAGCGACATTGACATTTTGATTTCATATTTTCCTGGCAAAACCAAGGGCTTGCTGGCTTTAGTACGCATCAAAGATGAGTTAGAAAAGCTGATTGAGCGAGAAGTGGACGTGACGACGAAGCAATCCATTAAACAGAGTCACAATGAGCGACGGCGACGGGAAATTCTAGGTACGGCACAGGTGCTTCATGTCGCGTGA
- a CDS encoding HepT-like ribonuclease domain-containing protein, whose product MSRDQEALVDILEAIKLILQYAAGQDFETLAANVEKQDAILRRITIIGEATKRLSNEFRLQHPAIPWRQMAGMRDVITHNYDEVDFEDVWGVIQRDLPQLLTDLEPLVAAD is encoded by the coding sequence ATGTCGCGTGATCAAGAAGCTTTGGTGGATATCCTGGAGGCCATTAAGCTCATCTTGCAGTACGCGGCAGGTCAAGATTTTGAGACCCTTGCGGCCAATGTTGAAAAGCAGGATGCCATCTTGCGCCGGATCACGATCATCGGTGAGGCCACAAAGCGGCTTTCCAACGAGTTTCGTTTACAGCATCCCGCCATTCCTTGGAGGCAAATGGCTGGTATGCGGGATGTGATCACCCATAACTACGATGAGGTTGATTTCGAGGATGTTTGGGGAGTCATTCAAAGAGACTTGCCGCAATTGTTGACCGACCTTGAACCGCTAGTTGCCGCTGATTAG
- a CDS encoding nucleotidyltransferase family protein, which yields MPASTSQVNIYQRLGITPAELATFCQRWQVAELSLFGSVLRDDFSEHSDVDVLVTYLPTAQRGLFEKMQMQEELETLLHRPVDLVSKTAIVQSRNWLRRRHILDSAQVIYVA from the coding sequence ATGCCTGCTTCAACGTCTCAAGTCAACATTTATCAGCGCTTAGGGATCACCCCCGCTGAGCTAGCGACATTTTGTCAGCGGTGGCAAGTGGCAGAGCTATCGCTGTTTGGCTCCGTGTTGCGGGATGACTTTTCTGAACATAGCGATGTTGATGTGCTGGTGACGTACCTGCCAACGGCTCAACGAGGGTTGTTTGAAAAAATGCAGATGCAGGAAGAGCTAGAAACGCTGCTGCATCGTCCGGTGGATTTGGTGAGTAAAACCGCGATCGTGCAAAGCCGCAACTGGCTCCGTCGCCGTCATATTTTGGATTCAGCCCAGGTTATCTATGTCGCGTGA
- a CDS encoding GMC oxidoreductase, whose amino-acid sequence MIIDDQHYDIIIVGTGAGGGTLAQKLAPTGKRILILERGDRMALSEQNRADVDVFKKERYHAPEQWYDQEGEPFSPQTNYAVGGNTKIYSASLMRMRDRDFTAVPHQEGIAPEWPFQYADLEPYYTAAEQLYQVHGSATGDPTEPEHSGEYPFPAIDHEPLMQPIIEGLSHQGLNPAPLPLSLTRQDDDPTGDAEVFGIDLALKHDNVTLKTSAQVVALHTDPSGKAIKGVQAEVGRQTIMFSADIVVLACGAVNSAMLLLDSANDCHPHGLANSSDLVGRHLMKQKLTVIVEKAAGKNSGEFPRTVSVNDFYWGNRDYEYPMGHIENSGGLLRDIVFAESPPLLSVLAQVLPGNRLMGLAVKSIGWWAQTGMLPDPNNRVQRLKGKLRFEFEPNNFEAHDRLVYQWIEVLKKLELTTDTVKSNSIFPRGEAPLSVVGYQLGTCRMGTDPTTSVLDTHCRTHDIDNLYVVDGSFFPSCPAVGPALTIMANALRVGDHLCDRLKG is encoded by the coding sequence ATGATTATTGATGACCAGCATTACGACATCATCATTGTGGGCACCGGGGCCGGGGGCGGGACTCTGGCGCAAAAGCTGGCCCCGACGGGCAAGCGGATTTTGATTTTGGAGCGGGGCGATCGCATGGCCCTGTCCGAACAAAATCGCGCTGATGTGGATGTCTTTAAAAAGGAGCGGTATCACGCGCCAGAGCAGTGGTACGACCAGGAAGGGGAGCCGTTTTCGCCGCAGACCAATTACGCGGTGGGGGGCAATACCAAGATTTATTCAGCATCCCTGATGCGGATGCGCGATCGCGACTTTACCGCCGTGCCCCATCAAGAGGGCATCGCCCCGGAGTGGCCCTTTCAATACGCCGATTTAGAGCCTTACTACACCGCCGCCGAGCAGCTTTATCAGGTGCACGGCAGTGCTACAGGCGATCCCACGGAACCCGAACACAGTGGAGAATATCCGTTTCCGGCGATCGACCATGAGCCGCTGATGCAGCCGATTATCGAAGGGTTGAGCCATCAAGGGTTAAATCCGGCCCCCTTGCCCCTGAGCCTGACCCGTCAGGATGATGACCCCACGGGCGATGCCGAGGTGTTCGGCATTGATTTGGCGCTGAAGCATGACAACGTCACCCTCAAAACGTCGGCCCAGGTCGTTGCCCTCCATACGGATCCTTCAGGCAAGGCGATCAAAGGGGTGCAGGCCGAGGTGGGCCGCCAAACCATTATGTTCAGTGCAGATATTGTGGTGCTGGCTTGCGGGGCCGTCAATTCGGCTATGCTGCTGCTCGACTCGGCCAATGACTGCCATCCCCACGGTCTGGCCAACAGCTCTGACCTGGTGGGCCGCCACCTGATGAAGCAAAAGCTCACCGTCATCGTCGAAAAAGCGGCTGGTAAGAACTCGGGTGAGTTTCCTCGCACGGTTAGCGTGAATGATTTTTATTGGGGCAACCGCGATTACGAGTATCCGATGGGCCACATCGAAAATAGCGGTGGTCTGCTGCGGGATATCGTCTTTGCCGAATCGCCGCCGCTACTTTCGGTGCTGGCTCAGGTATTGCCGGGTAATCGGTTAATGGGGCTAGCGGTGAAATCGATCGGCTGGTGGGCGCAAACAGGGATGCTGCCCGATCCCAACAATCGCGTTCAGCGGCTCAAGGGCAAACTCCGCTTTGAGTTTGAGCCCAACAACTTTGAGGCCCACGATCGCCTCGTCTACCAGTGGATTGAAGTGCTTAAAAAGCTGGAATTGACCACCGATACCGTCAAAAGCAACTCTATCTTTCCCCGGGGCGAAGCGCCGCTCAGCGTCGTGGGCTATCAGCTCGGCACTTGCCGCATGGGCACCGACCCGACAACCTCCGTGCTCGACACCCACTGCCGCACCCACGATATCGATAATCTGTACGTCGTTGATGGCAGCTTTTTCCCGTCCTGTCCCGCCGTGGGGCCAGCGTTGACCATCATGGCCAATGCGCTCCGAGTGGGCGACCATTTGTGCGATCGCCTCAAAGGCTAG
- a CDS encoding type I restriction enzyme HsdR N-terminal domain-containing protein: MVKVPADDYADLLDSLALALESSYMNMKDSSLSIDEYEYSGVLINRLQAFYCAQDTIKKFLGKRVAQAGADFFVESVLFLLRIFNDVEALDFEISSELPVKRKRNAIRPDISIWKDGELLAIIECKTQLGWLRNNWKQHFEEREKSLKEVFPDAQFLVFVMTGCNWSGFGEQNVSIEHRKFFCFLKDAWPAHLSKEFDSSLFESPVEDLMQRLKFLSS, from the coding sequence ATGGTTAAAGTTCCGGCTGATGATTATGCTGATCTCCTAGATAGCCTTGCCTTGGCTCTTGAGAGTTCTTACATGAATATGAAAGATTCATCTCTGTCTATTGATGAGTATGAATATTCAGGAGTTCTCATTAATAGGTTGCAAGCATTCTATTGTGCTCAGGACACAATCAAAAAGTTTCTTGGGAAGCGAGTTGCACAAGCAGGTGCAGATTTCTTCGTTGAGTCCGTGCTTTTTCTGCTCCGGATTTTTAATGATGTGGAGGCTTTGGATTTCGAAATCAGCTCTGAGCTTCCTGTCAAGCGGAAGAGAAACGCTATTAGACCAGATATAAGCATTTGGAAAGATGGTGAACTGCTCGCAATTATTGAGTGTAAAACTCAGCTTGGCTGGCTTCGGAATAACTGGAAACAACATTTTGAAGAGCGCGAAAAGAGTCTGAAGGAGGTTTTCCCTGATGCTCAGTTTCTGGTTTTCGTGATGACGGGTTGCAACTGGTCAGGCTTTGGTGAACAAAATGTTTCTATTGAACATAGAAAGTTTTTTTGTTTTTTGAAAGACGCTTGGCCAGCACATCTTTCTAAGGAATTTGACTCTTCACTCTTTGAGTCTCCTGTAGAAGATTTAATGCAGCGGCTCAAGTTCTTGTCCTCATAG
- a CDS encoding cytochrome c oxidase subunit 3, which translates to MSTTNVDQSLEVATVHAGEHEEEDNRMFGFIVFLLSESVIFLSFFVGYIVYKQTSAEWYPAGFEGLEIREPLINTIVLVSSSFVIYFAERFLHKENLWGFRIFWLLTMAMGSFFLFGQAVEWMHLPFGFKDGLFGGTFYLLTGFHGLHVLTGVLLQGVMLGRSFIPNNYAGGEYGVNATSIFWHFVDVIWIILFILIYVWK; encoded by the coding sequence GTGAGCACAACGAACGTTGATCAATCCCTCGAAGTGGCCACTGTTCACGCTGGCGAGCATGAAGAAGAAGACAATCGCATGTTTGGCTTTATTGTCTTCTTGCTGTCGGAAAGTGTGATTTTCCTGAGCTTTTTTGTGGGCTATATCGTCTACAAGCAGACCTCGGCGGAGTGGTATCCGGCTGGGTTTGAGGGGTTAGAGATTCGCGAACCGCTCATCAACACGATTGTGTTGGTGTCCAGCAGCTTTGTGATTTACTTTGCCGAGCGGTTTCTGCACAAGGAGAATCTGTGGGGTTTCCGGATTTTCTGGTTGCTGACCATGGCGATGGGCAGTTTCTTCCTATTTGGTCAGGCCGTGGAATGGATGCATTTGCCCTTTGGCTTTAAGGATGGCCTTTTCGGCGGCACGTTTTATCTGTTGACGGGCTTCCACGGATTGCACGTGCTGACGGGGGTGTTGTTGCAGGGGGTCATGCTGGGGCGATCGTTCATTCCCAATAATTACGCGGGGGGTGAATATGGCGTCAATGCCACGTCTATCTTCTGGCACTTCGTCGATGTGATCTGGATTATTTTGTTCATTCTGATTTACGTCTGGAAGTAA
- the ctaD gene encoding cytochrome c oxidase subunit I → MSNASMEALQPSLQPQPGAPDNWKRFFTFSTDHKVIGIQYIVTAFVFFLFAGLLAMVMRGELLTPEADLVDRTVYNGLFTMHGTLMLFMWTFPMLNGLANYLVPLMIGARDMAFPRLNAAAFWLVPVFGVILTASFFVPGGPSQSGWWAYPPVSLQNPTGNLINGQSLWILAVALSGISSIMGAVNIVTTIFRMRAPGMGWFKMPVFCWTVLAAQLIQLFGLPALTAGAVMLLFDLTVGTSFFNPELGGDPVLYQHFFWFYSHPAVYVIILPIFGVFSEIFPVYARKPLFGYPVVAVSSLVITGLSGIVWVHHMFASGTPGWMRMLFMFTTMTISIPTGIKVFAWVATVWGGKIRLNTPMLFALGGLIMWVFAGITGIMLASAPFDIHVNNTYFVVGHFHYVIYGAVVMGFYAAIYHWFPKMTGRMYYEGLGKLHFVLTFIGANLNFFPMHPAGLMGMPRRVASYDPEFAFWNVLASLGGFLLGVSTIPFLLNMLSSWARGPEAGDNPWRAIGLEWLVSSPPPHENFDEIPVVVSRPYGYGSDEPLIANASEKE, encoded by the coding sequence ATGAGTAACGCATCTATGGAGGCGCTACAGCCGAGCTTGCAGCCTCAACCCGGTGCGCCAGACAACTGGAAGCGCTTTTTCACCTTCAGCACTGACCACAAGGTGATTGGCATTCAATACATCGTCACGGCGTTCGTGTTTTTCTTATTCGCGGGCTTACTGGCGATGGTGATGCGGGGCGAGTTGCTGACACCCGAAGCCGATTTGGTCGATCGCACCGTCTACAACGGCCTGTTCACCATGCATGGCACGTTGATGCTGTTCATGTGGACCTTTCCCATGCTGAACGGGTTGGCGAACTATCTCGTCCCGCTGATGATCGGCGCGCGGGATATGGCCTTTCCCCGGTTGAATGCGGCGGCGTTTTGGCTCGTGCCGGTGTTTGGCGTTATCCTCACCGCGAGTTTCTTCGTCCCCGGTGGCCCCTCGCAGTCGGGCTGGTGGGCCTATCCCCCCGTGAGCTTGCAAAATCCGACGGGTAATCTGATCAACGGCCAATCTCTGTGGATTTTGGCCGTGGCCCTCTCCGGCATTTCTTCCATCATGGGGGCAGTCAATATTGTCACCACCATTTTTCGGATGCGGGCACCGGGCATGGGCTGGTTCAAAATGCCCGTCTTTTGCTGGACGGTGCTGGCGGCGCAGTTGATTCAGCTCTTTGGTCTCCCGGCGCTGACGGCGGGTGCGGTGATGCTGCTGTTTGACCTGACGGTGGGCACCAGTTTCTTTAATCCGGAACTGGGCGGCGACCCGGTGCTGTATCAGCACTTTTTCTGGTTCTACTCTCACCCGGCGGTGTATGTGATCATCCTGCCGATTTTCGGCGTATTCTCCGAAATCTTCCCCGTCTACGCGCGGAAGCCCCTCTTTGGCTATCCCGTCGTGGCGGTGTCGTCGTTGGTGATTACCGGACTCAGCGGCATTGTGTGGGTACACCATATGTTTGCCAGCGGCACCCCCGGCTGGATGCGGATGCTGTTCATGTTCACCACCATGACGATTTCCATTCCCACGGGCATCAAGGTATTTGCCTGGGTGGCGACGGTGTGGGGCGGCAAAATTCGCCTGAATACGCCAATGCTGTTTGCTCTGGGCGGCTTGATTATGTGGGTGTTTGCGGGCATCACGGGCATCATGCTGGCGTCGGCTCCCTTCGATATTCACGTCAACAACACCTACTTTGTGGTGGGCCACTTCCACTATGTGATTTACGGCGCGGTGGTGATGGGCTTTTACGCCGCGATTTACCACTGGTTCCCCAAGATGACGGGGCGCATGTATTACGAGGGCTTGGGCAAATTGCACTTTGTGCTGACCTTTATCGGCGCGAATTTGAACTTTTTCCCCATGCATCCGGCGGGGCTGATGGGGATGCCGCGACGGGTGGCGTCCTATGACCCGGAGTTTGCCTTTTGGAATGTGCTGGCCAGTCTGGGCGGTTTCCTACTAGGGGTTTCGACGATTCCCTTTTTGCTGAACATGCTGAGCTCTTGGGCCCGGGGACCAGAAGCGGGGGACAATCCCTGGCGGGCGATCGGGCTGGAATGGCTCGTGTCTTCCCCGCCGCCCCACGAAAATTTTGACGAAATTCCCGTGGTGGTGTCGCGGCCCTATGGCTATGGCAGTGACGAACCGCTGATTGCAAACGCATCTGAGAAGGAGTGA